One Tunturibacter gelidoferens genomic region harbors:
- the glgP gene encoding alpha-glucan family phosphorylase, whose amino-acid sequence MTLPSAATPASTPDLSARTIAYFSMEIALSPALPTYSGGLGMLAGDTLRSAADTAAPMVAISLVHRRGYFRQKLSDVGQQTEADVPWSPETTLPSANQIIALTLQGRQVLVRAWRFDVIGVTGHIIPVFLLDTDVEGNDPWDRRLTDHLYGGDTYYRLCQETVLGLAGVSLLDALACKPKVYHMNEGHAALLAIGLLEDHLAGTPLKNATEADIEFVRQQCVFTTHTPVPAGHDQFGVDQMYQVLGNDRAAAIEQFGCLHNGLMNMTYIALRFSRFVNGVAMQHGKVSQQMFPGYKVYSITNGVHAATWLSPHFQELLDDEIPHWRTDNQYLRSVYGIDPARIAAAHNKGKLRLFSSIAKRTGHHFNPNVLTLGFARRVATYKRASLLLHDPKRLVEIAEKIGGLQILYAGKAHPADVAGKGLIREVFASAAKLNSSALKIYYMENYDWELGALLTQGVDVWVNTPRRPYEASGTSGMKAALNGVPSLSILDGWWIEGCAENTTGWAIENGEDEAAEATSLYEKLEESIAPMYANPHAWARMQQHCIAINGSFFNTHRMLAQYFKNSYFPPTPLSPTQASYLDHRRSTDTVVPEPALV is encoded by the coding sequence ATGACTCTTCCCTCCGCCGCCACCCCTGCTTCGACACCCGATCTCTCCGCCCGCACTATCGCCTATTTCTCCATGGAGATAGCTCTCTCCCCGGCACTACCCACCTACTCCGGTGGCCTCGGCATGCTCGCCGGCGATACCCTTCGTTCCGCCGCAGACACCGCAGCCCCCATGGTCGCTATCTCGCTCGTCCATCGCCGCGGATACTTCCGCCAGAAGCTCTCCGACGTCGGCCAGCAGACAGAAGCCGACGTTCCCTGGTCCCCTGAGACCACCCTGCCCAGCGCCAACCAGATCATCGCCCTCACCCTCCAGGGCCGTCAGGTCCTGGTTCGCGCCTGGCGCTTCGACGTCATCGGCGTCACCGGCCACATCATTCCCGTCTTCCTCCTCGACACCGACGTCGAAGGCAACGACCCCTGGGACCGCCGCCTCACCGACCACCTCTACGGCGGCGACACCTACTATCGTCTCTGTCAGGAGACCGTTCTCGGCCTCGCCGGCGTCTCGCTACTCGATGCCCTTGCCTGTAAACCGAAGGTCTATCACATGAACGAGGGCCACGCCGCCCTCCTCGCCATCGGCCTCCTCGAAGACCACCTCGCTGGCACCCCCCTCAAGAACGCAACCGAGGCCGACATCGAGTTCGTCCGTCAGCAGTGCGTCTTCACCACCCACACTCCAGTCCCGGCCGGCCACGATCAGTTCGGCGTCGATCAGATGTACCAGGTTCTTGGAAACGACCGCGCCGCCGCCATCGAGCAGTTCGGCTGCCTCCATAACGGCCTGATGAACATGACCTACATCGCCCTCCGCTTCTCGCGCTTCGTCAACGGCGTCGCCATGCAGCACGGCAAGGTCTCCCAGCAGATGTTCCCCGGATACAAGGTGTACTCCATCACCAACGGCGTCCACGCCGCCACCTGGCTCTCGCCCCACTTTCAGGAGCTTCTCGACGACGAGATCCCCCACTGGCGCACCGACAACCAGTACCTCCGCTCGGTCTACGGCATCGACCCGGCCCGCATCGCCGCCGCTCACAACAAGGGCAAATTACGCCTTTTCAGCTCCATCGCCAAACGCACCGGGCATCACTTCAACCCCAACGTCCTCACCCTCGGCTTTGCCCGCCGCGTCGCCACCTACAAGCGCGCCAGCCTACTCCTGCACGATCCCAAGCGGCTCGTTGAGATCGCCGAGAAGATCGGCGGCCTACAGATCCTCTACGCCGGCAAGGCCCATCCCGCCGACGTTGCCGGTAAAGGCCTCATCCGCGAAGTGTTCGCCTCTGCCGCCAAGCTAAACTCGTCGGCCCTCAAGATCTACTACATGGAAAACTACGACTGGGAGCTAGGCGCTCTGCTCACCCAGGGCGTCGACGTCTGGGTCAACACTCCGCGCCGCCCCTACGAGGCCTCCGGCACCTCCGGCATGAAGGCCGCCCTCAACGGCGTCCCCTCGCTCTCGATCCTCGACGGTTGGTGGATAGAAGGCTGTGCCGAGAACACCACTGGTTGGGCCATCGAAAACGGCGAAGACGAAGCCGCAGAAGCCACCAGCCTCTACGAGAAGCTGGAAGAGTCCATCGCTCCCATGTACGCCAACCCCCACGCGTGGGCTCGTATGCAGCAGCATTGCATCGCCATCAACGGCAGTTTCTTCAACACCCACCGCATGCTGGCGCAGTACTTCAAAAACTCATACTTCCCCCCCACGCCGCTCTCCCCAACCCAGGCCAGCTATCTCGACCACCGTCGTTCCACGGACACGGTAGTCCCCGAACCGGCTCTCGTCTAA
- a CDS encoding pyridoxal phosphate-dependent decarboxylase family protein has product MSDDLFKILNAAQQHLDAGSADLPPYSAHPLGESASAILHQVADRLQDNYPYAHPLYAGQMLKPPHPIARAAYTLAMSINPNNHALDGGRASSAMEIEAVAALAKMFHWPQHLGHLSSGGTFANLEALWVAGQLMPGTAIAASDQAHYTHSRISSVLGLPFVTVPSDDRGRMDLTALEPLLATQNIGTVVVTLGTTAIGSVDPLDQILLLQKKYDFRIHVDAAYGGYFTLASNLSPETRTAFDAIPYVDSIVIDPHKHGLQPYGCGSILFRDPAVGRFYKHDSPYTYFSSKDLHLGEISLECSRAGASAVALWATQQLLPYTPGGVFAQGLESSHAAALELHHRLTESTHFLTPSSPPQLDIVFWAVNAPTPETSSALAQSIFDEAAKNDLHLALAKLPVRFFPHNTWLDTPKNDSENKVTCLRSVLMKPEHLLWLDHLWQRLQAAAVHEVASIPQ; this is encoded by the coding sequence ATGTCAGACGATCTCTTCAAAATCCTTAACGCCGCCCAACAGCATCTGGATGCCGGATCCGCCGACCTCCCTCCATACTCCGCACACCCGCTGGGAGAATCAGCCTCCGCGATCCTCCATCAGGTCGCCGATCGCCTGCAGGACAACTACCCCTACGCTCACCCGCTCTACGCCGGCCAGATGCTGAAGCCGCCCCACCCCATCGCCCGCGCCGCCTACACCCTGGCCATGTCGATCAACCCGAACAACCACGCTCTCGACGGTGGGCGCGCCAGCTCCGCCATGGAGATCGAAGCCGTCGCCGCTCTCGCAAAGATGTTTCACTGGCCTCAGCACCTTGGCCACCTGTCAAGCGGGGGCACCTTCGCGAATCTGGAAGCCCTGTGGGTCGCCGGCCAGCTCATGCCAGGTACGGCAATCGCCGCCTCCGACCAGGCGCACTACACTCACAGCCGCATATCCAGCGTTCTCGGCCTGCCCTTCGTCACCGTCCCCTCCGACGACCGCGGTCGCATGGACCTCACCGCCCTCGAGCCTCTCCTCGCAACGCAAAACATCGGCACCGTTGTCGTCACGTTAGGCACCACCGCCATCGGCTCAGTCGACCCGCTCGACCAGATCCTTCTGCTCCAGAAAAAATACGACTTCCGCATCCACGTCGATGCGGCCTACGGCGGCTACTTCACCCTCGCCTCCAACCTATCCCCCGAGACCCGCACAGCCTTCGACGCCATTCCATACGTAGACTCCATCGTCATCGATCCTCACAAGCACGGCCTCCAACCGTACGGCTGCGGCTCCATCCTCTTCCGCGACCCAGCCGTCGGCCGCTTCTACAAACACGACTCCCCCTACACCTACTTCTCTTCGAAAGACCTTCACCTCGGCGAGATCTCCCTCGAGTGCTCCCGCGCCGGCGCATCCGCCGTAGCTCTTTGGGCGACCCAGCAACTCCTCCCCTACACTCCCGGCGGCGTCTTCGCCCAGGGCCTCGAATCCAGCCATGCTGCGGCCCTCGAACTTCACCACCGCCTCACCGAATCCACCCACTTCCTCACCCCGTCCAGCCCGCCGCAGCTCGACATCGTATTCTGGGCAGTCAACGCCCCAACCCCCGAGACTTCCTCAGCTCTGGCGCAGTCGATATTCGACGAAGCCGCCAAAAATGATCTTCACCTTGCTCTCGCCAAACTTCCTGTACGTTTTTTTCCACATAATACCTGGCTAGATACCCCCAAAAACGACTCTGAAAATAAAGTCACCTGTCTCCGGTCAGTTCTGATGAAGCCAGAACATCTCCTTTGGTTAGACCACTTATGGCAGCGTCTCCAGGCCGCCGCAGTTCACGAAGTAGCGTCAATACCCCAATAG
- a CDS encoding GGDEF domain-containing protein, which produces MPSLHATFGDQIRSTPLKPSRVIPLLVVCAVCAIVFTCAGGFIVYTNTQHLISARNWLDHSNSVLTSLQTEAQRLDRVGYEIQLYEATGDAAEKLAAQTAAVSLHAGVLNLESLLNDNASQMRHLQDLDTQVRNLTKAIDGFERPGVVPERQIQDCRRSINTVQEEERGLLRQRSDESQNSRDRSLLSGAGYLGFSLFVVIVLFAFLLRDAVRRRSFERRISLANDQLEATIEELERRGAEAILLKNARDELQLCVTAKEAQGCAVRHFRELVPGSSGATLIINNSRSMLEVAATWNDPSALSDAFDMDACCGLRAGRLRWRRPGQSELHCSHFAGSGPENYVCIPLAAQGDTLGFVYLSFPSKEIADLADGRMQLVQEMVELASMAIAGLNLRAKLESQSIRDGLTSLFNRHFMEIALEREVQRAVRRHTSLAVLMLDVDHFKAFNDTFGHEAGDVVLRKVAECFQQSVRSEDVVCRYGGEEFVILLPEITEELALAKANTIRHNVNRLRMKFKAEVLRPVSVSIGLAMYPAPARDATDLLRMADHALYDAKRGGRDRVVVARESFSDHGDKRLSAVLSQVSEASESSPVVV; this is translated from the coding sequence ATGCCATCGTTGCACGCAACGTTCGGTGATCAGATTCGAAGTACACCGCTCAAGCCGAGCAGGGTGATTCCGCTTCTTGTGGTTTGTGCTGTATGCGCCATTGTGTTTACCTGCGCAGGCGGCTTTATTGTTTACACGAATACGCAGCACCTTATCTCGGCCCGAAACTGGCTGGATCATTCGAACAGCGTTCTAACGAGCCTGCAGACCGAGGCGCAGCGACTGGACCGCGTAGGCTACGAGATCCAATTGTACGAAGCGACGGGAGACGCGGCGGAGAAGCTAGCCGCGCAGACGGCTGCGGTATCGTTACATGCTGGAGTGTTGAATCTTGAAAGCCTGCTGAACGACAACGCGTCCCAGATGCGACATCTGCAGGATTTGGATACTCAGGTACGCAATCTGACCAAGGCGATCGATGGCTTCGAACGGCCGGGCGTGGTTCCCGAGCGGCAGATCCAGGATTGCCGCCGGAGCATCAACACGGTGCAGGAGGAGGAACGAGGGCTGCTGCGGCAACGGTCGGATGAGTCGCAGAACAGCCGGGACCGAAGTCTGCTCTCGGGAGCGGGCTATCTCGGTTTTTCGCTGTTCGTTGTGATTGTGCTCTTTGCATTTCTACTGAGAGATGCGGTGCGGCGACGGTCTTTCGAAAGACGAATCTCACTTGCGAACGACCAGTTGGAGGCTACGATTGAAGAGCTTGAGCGACGCGGGGCCGAAGCGATTTTGCTGAAGAATGCGCGCGACGAACTGCAGTTGTGCGTCACCGCGAAGGAGGCTCAGGGGTGTGCGGTGCGACACTTTCGGGAGCTTGTGCCAGGAAGCAGCGGCGCTACCTTGATCATTAACAATTCACGAAGCATGCTTGAGGTGGCGGCGACGTGGAACGATCCTTCGGCGTTGTCTGACGCGTTTGATATGGACGCCTGTTGCGGTTTGCGCGCCGGAAGACTGCGCTGGCGGAGGCCGGGACAGTCGGAGCTTCATTGTAGCCATTTTGCTGGCTCCGGGCCGGAGAACTACGTCTGCATTCCGCTTGCAGCACAGGGAGACACACTTGGGTTTGTGTATCTCTCGTTTCCCTCGAAGGAGATCGCAGATCTTGCCGACGGCCGCATGCAGTTAGTGCAGGAGATGGTGGAGTTGGCTTCGATGGCGATCGCTGGGCTGAACCTGAGAGCGAAGTTGGAGAGTCAGTCGATTCGTGACGGCCTGACAAGCCTTTTCAATCGCCACTTTATGGAGATTGCGCTGGAGCGCGAGGTGCAGCGCGCGGTTCGGCGGCATACGTCTCTCGCAGTGTTAATGCTGGACGTCGACCACTTCAAGGCGTTCAACGATACCTTCGGCCATGAGGCGGGCGATGTGGTGTTGCGTAAAGTGGCCGAGTGCTTTCAGCAGAGTGTTCGGAGCGAGGATGTTGTGTGTCGCTATGGAGGGGAAGAGTTTGTCATTCTTCTTCCGGAGATCACCGAGGAGCTTGCGTTGGCGAAGGCGAATACGATACGGCATAACGTAAACCGGCTGCGCATGAAATTTAAAGCAGAGGTTCTGCGCCCGGTCTCTGTATCGATTGGCCTGGCAATGTATCCTGCGCCGGCAAGAGACGCCACCGATCTTCTGCGAATGGCGGATCACGCTTTGTACGATGCTAAACGCGGAGGACGCGACCGCGTGGTCGTCGCTCGTGAGTCCTTCAGCGACCATGGAGACAAGAGGCTTTCGGCAGTCCTGAGTCAGGTTTCTGAAGCGAGCGAGTCAAGTCCCGTCGTTGTGTAA
- a CDS encoding adenosine deaminase family protein, with protein MIRRLRNLTAASFLFCFVTAAHAQVATPPTTSVVAKGTAVATPREQRAIKTFNTARQSPLQLNAFLTRMPKGADLHMHLSGAIYAETFIKDGAADLLCVDPTTHSFTKPVGTTRSIPPQPVCGEGNVRVEDAFKDQKLYDALVDSFSMRAFVPSAGVSGHDQFFATFDRFRSLNKSHAGEWLDEVATRAAAQNEQYLEVMETPIFTDLSKVISKIDWPSTPADPAQNRTGDATGTSREDLSRLRETLLNAGLRDEVAVDRKELDDALDARDTIENCGQPSARPGCSVKIRFLYQVLRAFPPQHVFAQTLLAFEVASVDPRVVGLNFVQPEDAYLSMSEYHRQMLMLDYLHGVYPKVHISLHAGEIAPGLVPPDGLRFHIREAVDLGHAERIGHGVDVMYENEPQALLKELADRHIMVEINLTSNDVILGVTAPWHPLPSYRAAGVPFALSTDDEGVSRIDLTNEYTRAAMEFDLSYLDLKQSARTSLEHNFLPGPSLWQQPDVFSKTVAACAGQPLGGANPTPNCLSFLQSSEKAAEQWELEHRYDLFESNLP; from the coding sequence ATGATCCGTCGTCTCCGAAACCTAACGGCTGCATCATTTCTTTTCTGTTTCGTCACTGCCGCACACGCACAAGTCGCAACTCCACCAACCACATCGGTCGTTGCAAAAGGAACCGCCGTGGCGACGCCGCGCGAACAGCGGGCCATCAAAACCTTCAATACCGCACGACAGAGTCCTCTCCAACTCAACGCCTTCCTCACCCGCATGCCCAAAGGTGCCGACCTCCACATGCACCTCTCCGGAGCGATCTACGCAGAAACCTTCATTAAGGATGGAGCCGCCGATCTCCTCTGCGTCGACCCTACAACACATAGCTTCACCAAGCCGGTCGGTACCACCCGCAGCATCCCGCCGCAGCCCGTCTGTGGCGAAGGAAATGTTCGCGTCGAAGACGCCTTTAAAGATCAGAAGCTCTACGATGCTCTCGTCGATTCCTTCTCCATGCGCGCCTTCGTTCCTAGCGCGGGCGTCAGCGGGCACGATCAGTTCTTCGCTACCTTCGACCGCTTCCGCAGTCTCAACAAATCTCACGCGGGAGAATGGCTCGACGAAGTCGCCACCCGTGCTGCCGCACAAAATGAGCAGTACCTGGAGGTTATGGAGACTCCGATCTTCACCGACCTCTCCAAGGTCATCTCGAAAATTGATTGGCCCTCCACCCCTGCAGATCCAGCGCAAAACCGTACCGGCGACGCCACTGGCACCAGCCGTGAGGACCTCAGCCGCCTTCGCGAAACCCTCCTCAATGCAGGCCTCCGCGACGAAGTCGCCGTTGATCGCAAAGAATTAGACGACGCTCTCGACGCTCGTGACACCATCGAGAACTGCGGCCAGCCCAGCGCCCGACCGGGCTGCTCCGTCAAAATCCGCTTCCTCTATCAGGTCCTACGAGCCTTCCCTCCGCAGCATGTCTTCGCGCAGACGCTGTTGGCATTCGAGGTCGCGTCAGTGGACCCTCGTGTCGTCGGGCTCAACTTCGTGCAGCCCGAAGACGCCTACTTGTCTATGTCTGAGTATCACCGCCAGATGCTAATGCTCGACTATCTCCATGGCGTCTACCCCAAAGTTCACATCTCCCTTCACGCAGGCGAGATCGCTCCCGGCTTGGTCCCTCCCGACGGTCTTCGCTTCCACATCCGCGAAGCCGTCGATCTCGGCCATGCCGAACGCATCGGCCACGGTGTCGACGTCATGTACGAGAACGAGCCGCAGGCATTGCTGAAGGAGTTGGCCGACCGCCACATCATGGTTGAGATCAATCTCACCTCGAATGATGTCATCCTCGGCGTCACCGCTCCCTGGCATCCGCTTCCGTCCTATCGCGCTGCCGGCGTTCCCTTCGCCCTCTCCACCGACGACGAGGGCGTCTCCCGCATCGATCTCACCAACGAATACACCCGTGCCGCCATGGAGTTCGACCTCTCCTACCTCGACCTCAAGCAATCTGCCCGCACCAGCCTCGAGCACAACTTCCTTCCCGGACCCAGCCTTTGGCAGCAACCCGATGTCTTCAGCAAAACCGTTGCCGCCTGTGCGGGACAGCCTCTGGGAGGCGCAAATCCAACCCCAAACTGCCTGAGCTTTCTTCAATCCAGCGAAAAGGCCGCTGAACAGTGGGAACTCGAACACCGTTATGATCTCTTCGAGTCCAATCTGCCTTGA
- a CDS encoding TetR/AcrR family transcriptional regulator: MPVSGTTPRKRLTREESRAQTRATLIAVGRRHFLRYGLGGAVAEKIAEDAGYSRGALYSNFDGKEDLFVAVIHEEQARHLNVFRSLLNEEPSGKKRLKKMRDAIADLMTDHDWIVFRAEFEVGALRSERIRQSFVELHRQQLRDGSELIKDLLRSPEVTSRLKPEDFITVIINLAHGLAVTQRILGTELSQKNTRSLIQSLFDHLISSA; this comes from the coding sequence ATGCCTGTGAGCGGGACAACACCACGAAAGCGACTCACCCGCGAGGAGAGCCGAGCACAGACTCGTGCCACATTGATCGCCGTAGGACGCAGGCACTTTCTGCGTTACGGGCTTGGCGGCGCTGTGGCGGAGAAGATCGCGGAGGATGCCGGATATTCTCGGGGCGCTCTCTATTCCAACTTCGACGGTAAGGAAGATCTGTTTGTCGCTGTAATCCATGAGGAACAGGCGCGCCACTTGAATGTCTTCCGTTCTCTACTGAACGAAGAGCCTTCAGGCAAGAAGCGGTTGAAAAAAATGCGGGACGCCATTGCCGACCTGATGACGGACCATGATTGGATCGTGTTTCGTGCTGAATTCGAGGTTGGAGCTCTTCGAAGCGAACGTATCCGGCAAAGCTTTGTTGAATTGCATCGGCAGCAGCTTCGCGACGGAAGTGAGCTTATCAAGGACCTCTTGCGATCTCCTGAAGTCACTTCGAGGTTGAAGCCGGAAGACTTCATCACGGTCATCATCAATCTCGCTCATGGTCTGGCAGTCACCCAGAGAATCCTCGGCACAGAACTCTCTCAGAAAAACACACGCAGCCTGATTCAATCCCTGTTTGATCATTTGATATCGTCCGCATGA